A window of Roseiflexus castenholzii DSM 13941 genomic DNA:
GTCCCGAAGCCGTCGAGACCTGCATTGTCAGTATGACGCGCGGTGCAAGCGACCTGCTGGCGCCGCTTCTTCTGGCAAAGGAGGCGGGGTTATTCCGTCCGTTCCGTTTCAGTCGGCTGAGCATGGCGCCGCTCTTCGAGACCGGCGCCGACCTCGCATGTTGCGACGAGGTGCTCGAGGCGTGTATGCGGTTGCCGATCTACCGCAATCACCTGGCGCTGCGCGGTTTCGTCCAGGAAGTGATGATCGGTTATTCCGACAGCAACAAAGATGTCGGTTATGCTGCGGCCAACTGGGCGATCTACCAGGCGCAGCGCAAACTGCGTGACTTTGGACGACGCCATGGCATTCAGATGCGCCTGTTTCATGGGCGTGGCGGCGCCATCGGGCGCGGCGGCGGACCGGCGAACCATGCCATTCTGGCGCAGCCTCCCGGCAGCATCGGCAACCAGATCAAAATCACCGAGCAGGGCGAAGTGATCGCCGATCGGTATGGATTGCCGCTGCTGGCGCACCGGCATATCGAGCAGGTTATCAATGCCGTATTGCGCGCCGGTCTGCTCCAGCGCGATGATCCTCCCGACGAGTGGACGCAGGCGCTCGAACGATTGGCTGCGCTTTCGCAACGCCACTACCGCGCGCTGGTCTATGAGCGCTCCGATTTTGTGCCCTACTTTCGCAATGTGACGCCAATTGCTGAAATCAGTCGGCTGAATATCGGTAGTCGTCCTGCGAGCCGCCGGAATACCGAACGGATCGAAGACTTGCGCGCCATTCCGTGGGTGTTCAGCTGGATGCAAAGCCGGCATACTCTGCCGGGGTGGTATGGTCTGGGGTTTGCCCTCGAAACATTTGTATACGCAGGAGAACAGAGTGACGCATCGGGGTCCGCCATCGACCGCCTGGCGCTTCTCCAGGAGATGTACGCCCGTTGGTCCTTTTTCCGCGTCATGATCGACAATGCCCAGATGATTCTGGGCAAAGCCGATCTTCACATCGCATCGCGCTATGCGGAACTTGCGCCCGATCAGAATGCCGCAGCCGCCATCTTTGCCGCCATCCGCGAGGAGTACCAACGCGCCAGCCGGATGATCCGCCAGGTTGCGCGGATCGAACGCCTGCTCGATAATGCCCCTGTGCTGCAACATTCAATCCAGCGCCGCAATCCGTATATCGATCCGATGAGTTACCTTCAGATCGAACTCTTGCGTCGCCTGCGCGCCGCGCCCGACGGACCGGATCACGCTGCCATCGAAGATGCTATCCTGCTGAGCATCAGCGGTCTGGCGGCAGGACTGATGAATACCGGTTAGCGCCCGGATCACCAGACGATGATCGGCAGATCATTGGCGATGCTTACATCGGCGGCTTCACGCAGCACACTCAGGCAACGGCGAACCGGGTGTTCCGGCTTCACACCGGCCTGATCCAGCATTCCTTCAAGATCGACCAGTTCGCGTTGCAGCCCAATGGAGGAGCCGAAACTGACCACCGACTCCTCGATCGGTTCATTGTCGTCCGCCGGTTCTTCCTCGATCCAGATCGGCTCTGGGAAATCAACCGGCAGGTAATAGCCGCCTTCACCCTGATGCTTGATCAAGTGCGGAAAGCGGGTTGTTTGTTGATCTTCCCAAATCGCTGCCAGCAGTGCGTCTGGTTCTTCATCGAATTCAAAATCCGGCGCCAGCAATGGCGTGATATCTCGACCGTTTTCCAGATATGCTGCGATAAGGCGCAGCAGAAAGAGATCGTGATAGCGCTCAATGCCGCCTTCCCAGATTTCAACGCCAGGATTCGCCAGCAGGTCGACGTCCACACCCTCGTCACGCAGCAGATTCTGCACATCGATCAACCACTCACGTTCCGCCTCGTAACTTTCGCGGTCTTCTTCGGGGAGCGTGGTGAACATCGAACCGACGAGGAGATCGAGTTCGGTCATACCATTGTCAGGCATAGCTCTGTGTCCTTCACGACAGGCAAATGGCCAGATCCAGAATGTGTGCAGCAATCGGGGACGCACACCAATGCCGCAGCGCAGACGACAACGAACCCCTGATCCTGTCAACGCCTGCTCCGCATCCTGTGTTCTGCGAGTATATTGGGAGTATACCACATCTATCAGTTGCCGATCATTGACAGCACGCGCCTGTTTGAAGTATAGTGATGCAGCGTCCCTGTGACGGCCTCTGGAGTCGCGTCGCGGGGGCGTGCACATCTCATGTTCCCGGAGCGTCCCTTGCCGGGCGCCAGACATCCCCGGCAGTATTGTGCTACTGGAGGTTTGCGTGTCGGCTGACCAGGTCCATTTCTCGTCAACTGCCGAAGCGGCGGAGCGTCAGGGCTTTCCGGTTACAACGCATCCGCGCGTGCAGCGACCGCGCCGCCGTGGCGACGGATGGCTGTGGTTGACGCTTGCGGCGCTTATGCTTCTTGTGCTGGCGCTTGCCGGCGGTGCAGCATATGTCTACCGGTCGTATGAAGGGCGGATCTATCCAAATGTTTCGATCCAGGGCATTGCGGTTGGCGACATGACGCCGGATCAGGCTGAGGCGGCGCTGCGGGCGCGGTATGCCGCATTCCTTCGTCAACCTCTCATTATCACCTATGGCGACCGTCAGTGGACGCCAACCCTTGACGATCTGGGGATGACATTCGATTTTCGTGGCGCCGTCGATAGAGCGTACAATGCCGGGCGTGGCAATGGTCTGATCGGTGATGTGCAGGAAATCGCTGCGATCTGGCAGCACGGTCTTGAGATTCCGCTGCGCGTCTCATATGACGAAATGCGCGCCCAGGCGTATCTGGCGCACCTGGCGCGCGAGATTGAGCGCGCTCCTGCCGATGCTCAGGTGCGCCTTGATGGCGAGCAAGTCGCAACTGTCGGTTCGGTTATCGGACGTCAGGTGCTGGTGGATGCAACGCTGTCGCAGGTGTCACAGCAATTGCAGTCCCTGGCGCCGGCCACAATTCCGATCCAGACCCGTGAGTTGCCGCCTCGCCTCGATGATGCCGCAGTTGCGGCTGCACGATCGCGGATCGAGACGATACTTCAGGGTCCGTTGTCGCTGCGCGTTGGGAAACATGAGTACGAATGGACGGTCGATGAACTGGCGCAGATGATCGTCATCGAGCGCGTTCCTTCGGGTGAGGGCGACAGGGTTGTTGTAACGCTCGACCGAAGCGCGATTGAGCAGCGCCTTCGCCAAATTGCCGATGAAACGGAAAAACCCGGCACTCGCCCACGTGTGGCATGGAACAACGGTGATCTCAAGATCACCAAACCTGGCAAGCCAGGGCTTCGTCTCGATGAAGCGCGCGCCCGCGATATGGTGCTTGCTGCGCTGACCGGGCGCGACCGAACGCTTGATCTGCCGATGATCCCGACCGATCCGCCGGTGACGGAAGCGAATCTCCACCAACTGGGCATCCGTGAATTAGTGAGTGTTGGCAAGAGCGATTTCACCGGCTCAGCCGCCTATCGCGTGCATAACATCGGCGTTGGGATGCAATTGCTGAACGGGTTGCTGGTGGCGCCCGGCGAGGAATTTTCGTTCAATAAGAATATCGGGCAGATCAATGCTGCTAATGGGTTCGTTGAGGGCGCCGCGATCATTCAGAACCGGACGCAACAGGAGTTCGGCGGCGGTATTTGCCAGGACTCGACGACGCTGTTTCGCGCCGCTTTCTGGGCTGGATTGCCGATCACCGAGCGCTGGGGACATTCGTTCTATATCAGTTGGTACGATAAATATGCCCTCGGTCCGCGTGGCAATGGTCCTGGACTTGATGCGACGATCTTTACCGGCGGACCAGACTTGAAGTTTGTGAATGATACCGGTGCGTGGCTGCTCATTCAGGCATGGTCGGACCCAAAGACCGGTGTGGCGCAGATCGAGTTGTATGGCACAAAGCCCAATCGGACGGTCGATCTCACCCACAAAGTGTATGATCACACTCCCGCGCCCACGGAGCCGGTTTTTGTTGCGGACCCCAAAGTGCCGCAGGGGACGATCAAACATACCGATAAGGCGCGTGGTGGCATGACGATTGATGTGTACCGTCTGGTGATCGAGAATGGTGTGCCGCGCCCGCCTGAGTTGTTTCGCACTCGCTTCCGACCCTGGCCCAACATCTATACCTTGAACCCTGCTGACATTGGTCCAGACAGCAAGCCGCTCATTCCGTTTCCGTCCAACGAGCAACCGGCGCAACCTGCGCCGCCGGTCGAGCAACCTACTGAACCGCCGCCACCGCCAGGGGTTGAGCCGCAACCGGAGCAGAATTCCGGCGAACAACCACCGGCGAATGGATAGGCGCAATGGCGAGGCGTCTAGTCGGCGATCACCGCCCTCTGGCAGCGCATTACCGTGCGGCGCTGTCCATCCGGCGCCGCACCACTGCCCATCCCATGCGCTCAGACGGTGCGCTGACCGCAACGAGTTTTCCGTCGCGCCAGGCGGCGAGACCGGCGGCGATCAGCCAGGCGGCAGCGGTGTGCGCCCGCCGTCGTGCTGTGCTTTCTGCAAGCGGCGCCAGCCGGCGCAGCACGCCGGCAATGCCGTTGTAATCGATGCCGCCGCGTTCACGAATGGCGCGTAGAACCGATCGGGTCGGCTCCTGTTCGCGCAACAGACGGCGCAATGCGGTGCTCTGTGCAGAACGGTCATACTGGGCGAATGCTCGACCATAAGGCGTCAGCGGAACCGTCCCATCCGCCTCTGGCTCACCAACCAGGCCGAGCACACGTGCTGCCTGGGCATAGTACAGTCCCTGCCGCTGCCCCTTGGCGCCAAGGTAGGCGCCGATCGCCTCGTGCGTCGTGTGTCCGCGTATGATCGCCTCCGGCACTCGCGCCACATGCCACAACACATCTGCCTGGGGAATGTCGCTCGTTGCCAGTGTGTTCATCTCGTACCTGCATGAAGAGAACTGAGAACCAAGAACTGAGAACCAGATCGGGGTTAGGGGTCACAGGTCTGGAACGCCTTCCCACC
This region includes:
- a CDS encoding VanW family protein, whose product is MSADQVHFSSTAEAAERQGFPVTTHPRVQRPRRRGDGWLWLTLAALMLLVLALAGGAAYVYRSYEGRIYPNVSIQGIAVGDMTPDQAEAALRARYAAFLRQPLIITYGDRQWTPTLDDLGMTFDFRGAVDRAYNAGRGNGLIGDVQEIAAIWQHGLEIPLRVSYDEMRAQAYLAHLAREIERAPADAQVRLDGEQVATVGSVIGRQVLVDATLSQVSQQLQSLAPATIPIQTRELPPRLDDAAVAAARSRIETILQGPLSLRVGKHEYEWTVDELAQMIVIERVPSGEGDRVVVTLDRSAIEQRLRQIADETEKPGTRPRVAWNNGDLKITKPGKPGLRLDEARARDMVLAALTGRDRTLDLPMIPTDPPVTEANLHQLGIRELVSVGKSDFTGSAAYRVHNIGVGMQLLNGLLVAPGEEFSFNKNIGQINAANGFVEGAAIIQNRTQQEFGGGICQDSTTLFRAAFWAGLPITERWGHSFYISWYDKYALGPRGNGPGLDATIFTGGPDLKFVNDTGAWLLIQAWSDPKTGVAQIELYGTKPNRTVDLTHKVYDHTPAPTEPVFVADPKVPQGTIKHTDKARGGMTIDVYRLVIENGVPRPPELFRTRFRPWPNIYTLNPADIGPDSKPLIPFPSNEQPAQPAPPVEQPTEPPPPPGVEPQPEQNSGEQPPANG
- a CDS encoding DUF7226 domain-containing protein, whose amino-acid sequence is MNTLATSDIPQADVLWHVARVPEAIIRGHTTHEAIGAYLGAKGQRQGLYYAQAARVLGLVGEPEADGTVPLTPYGRAFAQYDRSAQSTALRRLLREQEPTRSVLRAIRERGGIDYNGIAGVLRRLAPLAESTARRRAHTAAAWLIAAGLAAWRDGKLVAVSAPSERMGWAVVRRRMDSAAR